The DNA sequence aaaatgataCTAATGTTGCAAATTGATATAATAAAGAATCGTGTACATTTGTATGGCGTAACCTTTCAGCTTCTTATTCTGATTGACACATTTCATTGAAATGTTTTGTAGTTTCTGTAATCGCATTAAACAGTAAACATCAGTTTTTGTTCCATATGAACTAAATGTAATAGATGTATTAAAGTAAGTATATGTCCAGTTTATAATTGAAAGGTTACAAGCCTGTCAGTCTGTTTATTAATAATGTATGATTCTTTATTTGATATTCAAACTAAATACCACATCTCTAGAATGTTTTTTACAGTTTTGTAATGCCTTTATAATAATCGATGTATAATGTATTGgaattttaaagagcaatttGATGTATTTGATGATTCAACAGTTCTCAATTTCTTTTTCACAATTTCACAAGATTCTTTTTCTTATCTTTGTCAACTGGAGCATTTATTCTGATGTTTTAATCAGCATTTTTCAGGCTTAATTTCAAAAAATGCTAATGAATGTgggatatttttcttttataaagaATTATAATTCATTAGTTCTCACTCTGTAGtaagttatttttcattttataaaaatgtttactATGTTCACAGGGAAAACTACCCCCGCTATATTTACTATGTTTACACTTCTATGTTCTGATATTTTGGTTCTAAAAGCTATGTGGTTTAAAAATATTCAGATCGTTCTGCTAACTGTCAGAAAGTATGTTCTAAACGATGGTAGGAGAATATATCCTTAGAAACTTCCAAATGTGGTAACTTACTTCAGATAATTATGGAAAGCATAGTTCTCTGAAAAAATTTCACCCGTTCAGTGTTAACTATTCAACAATTTATAAAATTCAATGTTAAACTGTACTGACGATGGCACTATGTGAAAGCTTATGAACATTTATGTTACGTCATATAGGTCTCATATAAGCTTATGCCCATTCAGTTATTGTTTGAATATTGAGTATAATATACTAAAAAGCGTATGTTTATAGttcaatttttaatgttttaccaacaaaaatttaaacatctAAGACTTTCTGATCTCTAAAACACTTTTGAACAAAGAAAACCATTTTGATCTGTTCACATCTTTGGAATATTGGGTTTACTTATACCATTGAAGAATGTAATACAGAATTTATCTGAAACAATAAAGTACTGTTTGTATGAGAAATGTATGGTATGTATCTTGCATGTTTATTTGTATGTATGATTTTTTATTAGAGGTTTCattatatagtattttttaaatttgtaataaacTGTTCTTATACTGTTGAATGTCATCTCAAATAAAAGGTAAAatatattcattttgttttattttaacttatcACAAAATAAGTTATAAAGATATAATTAGACCTGGAAAAAATAAGGTTTACATCATgtgaaatatgttttaaaaaaagtatataaaaatcgAAAATGAAATACGCTTGCATTCCttgtattaaagaaaaacaacacaaagttgaaagacaaaaacaaaaaaacgtgGATTTATATGcaccaataaaaaaaaatgtttagtgacatatattttctttatatccTGCAATTTAAATGAGTTTTTAGATGACCTTACACAATTTATGGGCTCTGCTATAGCTAGGACAACGTTTGGTATACAAATATGCTGCTTATTGTTGGTATATCTCTTGTAAATGTCAAGTAGAgaaacttttatcaaaacaacTCTCTGTGGTATATATGGAAAGTAAAAAAAACAAGAAGTGCCTAGTAGGTTTTGAGATTCTGATGatggaaatatttctaattgCATAAATTTTATTGGAATACTCGAGGCATTCGAAATTTGGTGTTACACACGCATCTTAGAGTAAAACGTGATAAGTTCATAACCGTCTTAAAATGGATGACCAGTTGACAGGCAATCTCCATAGCTACGGGAATAAGACACTGATGCGTATGTCCCTGGTGTTATTTAACATGTACTCTGAGCATATCTTTAGAGCAAGCACACTGGAGAACTATAGAAAGCCGTATTAGTCAACGGagtacgtctaaacaacattatatatgcctacgacgcagtagtttttgcagatagcttGGATGGTGTACAAACAAAAATATCGTGCAAATAGATATAAGTAGAGAATATGGACTGGATCTTAATACCAAAACTTGAAAGTACGTGGTAGTCTGTAAATGCGAGATATGCAATCGTCCGAATTAGCAAGTAATAGTATGTGGAACGACAAGCATTAAGCGATTCCCTTTGATGCGTCTATGGGGATAATTCACGGGTTGTAGGCGATCAAAGACAATGATGTTCAAGTATAGCCGAGTATGCCCTCTACACAGTCGTGATCACGCTGACTTTTCTGTAATCGCCGATTTTGAAAAGGGCCCATTAAATACAcggcttttggttaaccaacagcCAGCTCACAGGGTAAACAGCTACGCATACCTTGATACCAGCATAAACAGtcaatgggaccactctactgaaataaaataacccatagggaaagcaagatcagcgttcATAGAGATCAAGTCTCTTTTCAGAAATCACGATTTACCAAAATTTTTATCGTCGGATGCCAAACGTTTTCTACgatattatacggagtagagctTGGACACTTTCTGAAACTCTAGTGTAGTAttacttcttcaagtgccatctccgcggcggaggtcggcaatcatcatagctattcggagttttgagacggctgctctgaaaagttcctttgatgtacatccgtaccactcactctctcaggttgcgcagccatgacattctacgcttccctatgcttctccttccttggatctttccctgcataatcagttggagcaaggtgtatttctctccacgtgtaatatgtccgagatattttcttgtttatatttaaaatttctatttctttattcattcttttcagaacctctttgtttgtgacgtgttctgcacgatattttcagaattcttctatacacccacagctcgaatgattccagttttttcattgatgtcgcattcaaggtccaaaattccattccataaaataaagtctaaaaaaaCATAGCATCTCGCCAACcgaactcttagttccaattttaaatcccttgtacatagcattcttctcattttgttgaaatttgctctagccttttctattctgattttgatctcctgaatgtaatcatttgtggagttaatcattgttccgtttattagaagattctcgttatttctttgagttttcgatattctcataaatttcgtcttcttggcattcattgttagaccatactcttttccatactccgctattctggtcaccagtctctgaagatcttcaatattttcggctaagattacagtgtcgtccgcatatctatgttgttaatgggaactccatttacctttattccagctgtttcaccctcaagagcgtttttcaggatttcttcggagtaggcattaaaaagaattggcgacaatacgcatccctgtctcactccacatataatttcaatttcttctgacagctgtgcgttaacacgtacttttgctcgctgtttatagtataaatttgatatgatcctgaggtcgttgtagtcaatcttctttgatttcaggacattctgACATACAAACATAGGTATATATCTTGATGatgtccaggcatctttgtatcagtatattaagtgaaaaaagagcttcacgcgtccCTAGGCCTTtacgaaaaccaaattgtgtatcattaacgtctatgcccagtttgtgatatattcggttatggatgactttaagtagtaactttagcacatgagacatcaagctaatggtgcggtaatcgctgcattctcttgcgtttttctttttggggagacaaataaaaatcgacgttaaccactctttgggtaatacgcctgaactataaatttggtttaagagtgtcactaaaacatcaatgtgcttctcatctagaagttttaggatttctataggaagcatgtcaggtccagggcttttcccactcttcattgtttgtaatgcgtgtaatatttcttcttttgtaatagtAGTATTATTGGTATTACAGACGCATTAAAGATGTCTAACAGGAGGATGGCATAACTAGTGTTAAGGTCCTACTTATTATAAGCAAAGGATGCGAGATcattaacacaataaaaaaagGGATCCAGGGAGAAGAATATCTttgcttcaaaacctgagaaagtatTTCAATAAGTCTATAACCGGACTGGACTATTCCGATTAGatgcaagcaaagttaggatagccatgctcatcgccaacatccggaacgaaTAGGCGCggtaagaagaagaattgacaagATTTCCAATTCGGACTCAACTCTTGTTTTCTATtagaaacacagaatgaaagattaaattattaccgagggccttataataaacaaaaagtttcttttgaataagatatttgaaattacaaatcacacttaattttcaCTTCTTTTTCACCGCtgtactaaaataaacattatagaagtttttaggGATTTTCGGCCCTTGGTAATAGTGTAATCTTTCAttatgcgtttaaatttttcaaaaatacttattagttttctcaagataaataaatgcatttatttaaaaagcaagaaattttgcgcctacgctcagTAGTAAGAATTCAAAATTCCTGATTTTCTATCAGGATAACATAAAAGTCCGAAAATCATCGGCTAATTTCAAACTTTACTTATAAAGTTACAGTTTCCACCTTCAGCTACCATACTAGTCTGACTTTTACCATATAGATGGTGTAAGTAGTCTAAATTtgttacaataattattattatgaataattattattttaaaacaaaatattgaatttaatttttattttaattagattacgtttaaaaattatattatagcTCTAATATTTAGTTAGAATAAATTTAAAAGACAGATTGTATTAAAACAGCAAACAGCACTGTGTTGCCGTTCTCATAAATATTTACAGTCTAATCagaaatatttattacaaacttcccaaaaaaaagttaaaacattaaGTGAAATAAATGGTACAACTATATTTCAGCTTACTTAACTTTAGTCTTACATAATTTCTTGCTAACTAGCTTTTGCTATAAATAAATGCATTAACGATTAATGCACGCTGGGTTATTGATAGGAAATAATGTAAGAGTAAGCTGGGCAACAGCGCAGCAACGGTGCGGCCATAATTATGTAGAAAGTGGGTGGGTACCTGGGTCAGTAATAAAACGGGGGCGTGTACAATTAACAAGCGGGTAAAGTAGGAAATTGCAATGCAACCGGCAAACTACTGTTGACTTATAGATTTGACGATCTTTTCGCGTTTCTATTATCCTGATAGTAAGGTTTGAATTTTCAAATTGTGGTTGTAACGTGGAACTCGTTACTCCTAGAAATGAGAGAGAACTTAGAAATTGAGAAATTAATTTAACAGTAAAAAGGAGGTTTACTTACTgtaaaatgttatatttaaatAGGAAAAAATTCATAGTTACCTCTAAGAAGTAGAGTTTGATTGCACCCTTTTAGTTGATTTTACGAAAAAAGAATACCCGCAaacgcttcatctaaaactttcggtcttgctagtcgtaaagctttctgtagttcactgtctctcaacCCATTTATGAAGGCATCTACAacaatttcttccaatatgttATCTGGTGTTTCCGGATaagccaacagcgctatacgagcaacatctgcttcaaattcttgcaaaatcTCACTTGCActttgaattctacttcttatttgtactttgtaaactggttgtagatgggcatttccgtaacgtttatctagtagagtgaacaaggtctggtaacacttttcttgacccttaggaatcgatattaggatatccgcagcatcacctcgtaaagcagcagtcaagaaaacagctttttcttgtctgtccaatgattggctgtcgcaatagcttcaaattgtctaaggtatatggatcaagaagactttccatcaaatggtggcaatttgaatctcatatgaggtgtcgtttcgtctctaggtgattcttctttcactaccggatctaaaacTATTGTATTAACTtatggtagcacttttgtattggttatcatgttctctaactgtttgatcttctcttctacttttaTCGAATattttagaaacttcttcaaacTTCTCATTGttctttctagaagtttctttcatcatttgagaaacattttcaaatttctcgtcgaatcttctagaaacattttcgagtttctcgtcgttttgtctagctacttctttaataatttgagacatttcatcgaatctttcatcattttttctagaagtttctacaatcatttgcgagacattttcaaatttctcattcATTTTTGGTAAAACtgtttcttctgctgattgaaactggaatgtctctgggtcatctccattcttttTAAGAaaattcttcagtcgttcttggaggatcttcttggacccgctgcagtctccatcgcgttcttctagttgctcacgcaactgttttactgaaagttgtactagaAGCATCTTTGGCCAGGaacacacgtacttttttaaacgttctttcgtacaaagatcactaccgaactacacGGATGTttccgacgaacaatacttttcaaaagttcaaaagtctttttcaaaagtcactgctgaatttatttttaaataaatcaattatcctcacaccggacaccactgtaccgtttttaaataaaacgagcggttcttaatttatataaatctatttatttataagtttacagcacgaaaatatcttatcaactaaactcaacTCATAACAGCgttcatatatataccaaaagtattattctagaatcatctggagtAGTCCATCTCTAGACTTCCCGTTGAAAGCGCCTCGAAGGCAGGCGCTATTGAAAATGCCATCGATTGTATATTCGAGATTCATCCTTCTATGAATATTGTGACACGTACCCCGCATCGAAGATGGGTTATTTTGTTACAATATTTCCTCTGTTTTCTGTTCTGGCGTCTCTAATCGCATTTTCCAAGACTATGTTGAAAAGGAGGCACGCTAGTGCATCACCCTATCTATACATGCAATAATATAGCAATGCTCAAAATAAGTGAAAAAACTACTAGACATAGCTATTTATAAAGAGCTAAAATCTCAGAAGGAACATTTGCAGATGGCCAAAAGTGAGAAGTAACTGCAAAATAATCTAGAGATCTGGACATTAGAATATAATTGCGTAAAATAGAAATTGTTGGAGGCGTATGGATGAGGCTTAAGTTTGGCAGGGGACGCAAGAAGCTTGAGAATGTAAAAACAAGGAAGCATTATATGCTATTATGCTCTTAATAGCTCACAAAACTTTGCTACGGAGATAAATATTCAGTAAAACATTTTATCATTTCATCATTTAAGCAATAATATAAAACAGTTCTTTTTAAATTTCATTGATCACATTATCTTCGATTGGTCATTGTACTATTAGCGAAACTTTCAATTTCTTTACTAATCTCAATGTAGTAGGACATAGTTTAGATAACCTTTGGTCTTTCATTGacatcaattttattaaaatcacatATTAGTtgttataatacttttataaaattaacacaaaatgaGGAAACTCCTTTACCTCTCGCTCTTCGCCGTAGTTTTTGCTAGTCCCGTAATTATCAATAGTGATAATCCTAACACTGTAGTAAAGTTAACAACAACAAATGTAACTTCAAAAAGTATGTTGAATATTATAAAGTAGTGTTGATAGCAGGTCAATAATGAGAGTTATTTTTCAGTCGATGTGAAAATATTGAACAAACCTCACCATCTTTTTATAGGACGGTGCAATCCAAACGACGAAATACTACATCAAGAAAACCTTATTCTTTTTAACGATGGAAAGAGCCATGTATCCGCCAACATTAGGGTAAGTTAATAAGTATAAAGTGACGGTtgctaataaaaaattaaaacaataatctGAGAAAATGGAGACAAGTTGTTTAAACCATACATATAATGTGTGGTTTACTGTAAAAGGAATTGTAAtttcatacatttttttatttacaaaaaacccgCTTCAACCTAATAAGGTTATTAGCGAAATAGTAACAGTTAATTACACTTCCTTAgtaaattaaagtcttttaaaaacaaaagtaggttatctatagtgttttttgaacttaaaatgtctttaagattgtttggtaaaTGGTATTGACGATTGAACTTTTCGCACTTTTCCACTAGCACATGTTTTACCGTAAGGTGTGAACCGCACTCATCACAAATTGGAAGTTCTTCTTTCTTAAATAAATGTTCACGAGAAAACTGGGTATGCCCAAGTCGTAAACGGGAAATAGTTATTTGCTTTCATCTGGATACCTCGGGTGGTTGCCATGGTcaaatcttattttttatctcttgaagctttgatGGTGTGGATTTTCATTTATTGTTCCAGTTCTCGAATAGGCGCTTTTGCaactgacattttgtttttgacaccgttcatgggtatcttgtcaatcagttaccagctgaagtccgtttgaagaggtttactctccggacactggaactcacttaaagcatgggtgtatgttacctgaagtaaaatttaatcaaaatattaaacatcaaataatattatcaacatcatgtactatctttggtaacacaatatattttaaagggtttttacccaaatattttggtg is a window from the Diabrotica undecimpunctata isolate CICGRU chromosome 10, icDiaUnde3, whole genome shotgun sequence genome containing:
- the LOC140452193 gene encoding uncharacterized protein translates to MRKLLYLSLFAVVFASPVIINSDNPNTVVKLTTTNVTSKIDVKILNKPHHLFIGRCNPNDEILHQENLILFNDGKSHVSANIRMNIDAAIYITCVNIYDETPDGKGGYPSYVAGGVGHNFIEFNVFTDYGKGFQFFVKIQGHYIKQNDEK